The genomic DNA CAGCCCTGTAGGATCTTTATTGCGAAGTTTGATCCTTCATATTTTGGTTTTACCGTACCAAGTCGAATGGGAAGCTCAGGGATGATCCCTGTAATCTCATCATTCCATAACTCAGCTACGATATCAGACAGATAGTACCCGATCAGACTGTCAATTCGAGGCTCCGCCTTATATGCCGGTAGCCTCTTCCAGTCTTTCATAATTTCAAAGTAGTGTTTCCAATCCATGACGTTTTTTTCTATTTCTTAACAAGCATCCTCTGCAGAAGCTCTTTCTTAAACTCCTTATTCGCAGCTACCATGTAGCCCTGTGGAGTACCTGTCTATTAATAGTGCAGCATCCCCCACATTGTTCCATCCTCTTTCAAAAGGGAAAAACTGTTTAACCATACGAATTACAGTTAAGAAATCATACCTGTAGCTTATGTAATCTGTATCCTTTACCGAAGGGGCTCTGCCCTTGAGAAGATCAAATGCACTTTGGAGTATATTCCATATCTTCTCACGTTCTGAAATGCTCTTGTCATAATGAAGCAATAAGCCTCCACTACCCTGTGACATCACACTCCCTCCATCTCCAAAGAAAATATCCATAAGCTGGGCTTTGGAAATCTGATAATCCATGAGATGAACGGATGGATCTGTTAGGGAAAGTCTTGAAGCATCGGTGTGTGCCTGCACAATATCGAAGATTGCAGTATGATAAAAGTTGTTCCCAATAGAGAACCTGTCGGATGCGTTGGGGTCATCGGCAGTCTTCTGGTAGGTAACAGGGCTTAAATCTTCTGCTACATAACTCAATCGATTCAAAAGCCCCTGTCTATAGAAAAGTAACATTGCAGCAACTCCCATATAGCGGTCTTGGGCTGCAGACAATGCCTGTTTCCAGCAAATATCAGTTGAATAATCAAGAACATCATATATGGTATACATAGTAAGAGCGCTTTTTATCAGTGCGTTTATGGTATGTGCACTGTTTTTAGGGGTACCACCATGTATCCCGCGCATGTAATAGCCCATGAATTCATTCGGGTTGATATTGCGAATAGGATACGGGGCATTTTCCAGTTGTGCTTGATAGGCTGGATAAAAATGTGGGTAGTATGAAGCCCTTTCAAGACCAGAAAGAGCTTCAACGCTCCAAAACCCATATTCAGTCCCTGAAGTAAATTTAGGGTTAAAGGAGTCGCTACCCGCGAAAGTTTCTACTACCGCCATAGCTGCCATCAACTGCATATCCACATTCATGTATTCCTGTCCCATGGCCAGAGCCATCCAGTACATAGGACCATGTTCTTCTGTGAAATTCACCTGTGTGTTTCTGGCCTCGAAACCATCGGAAGGTATAGGGAACTGAATCTGAGTTTCTTCACCCCAGGAATCCAGGAAACCCCCGGAGTAATCTCCACCATACCGTCCCAGACTGTCATATGTTTCATAACGGTATGCAGAATCGTAAAAAGATGGGTTATCTGCAATATGATCCTCCAGATCAATTACAAGATTCCAGACAAATTTTGCATATACAGAAATATCACCAACGGAGCCTGAATCGATATGTGTCAATTTTTCTGTAAAATTGTTGTCTCTGTACCAGCCCTCAAAGGTGTAATCTGTTTTTGAAGGGGGCAGAAGCAATATTGTATCTGTTTCAATTGTATAGGTTTCAAGGTTATCCGGATGGTTCTCCCCACCATTGACAATGTAAGTTATTGTGAACACAGCAGGCTTCCATTTGGCATACAGCGTATGGTCTTCATC from Chitinispirillum alkaliphilum includes the following:
- a CDS encoding putative cell wall-binding domain; protein product: MELNRLPLIVVLLFLATSSFAQEEDSINITGRVLDNNNNPVSGAIATLSSAGLSDTTDSDGVYRISNTTTPITRGRYEKTFSRPQLNNGRVSFSLAGSGNVRVSVYSINGRLISTALHQNLSQGNYHFYPLASNQSITYSSGVYLVKLQIGTDISTFRLARLGDNYNLPSGMIRNSETTYSDIQRTAKAAGVGSDTLIIERKNQIISKKVLTVLIDSLPDLTTVQRDISGKLNAQDGVEIGFINAILSGDNIAEPRTVNLWYNSASDAYSGFVYFVSSAEIQNYSVYIKVYDQDSVFIGRSETIDFPSTAGNVQIPTFSPYRPPVLVGVSDTSVSLTLTDSVTITVSAEAADDNCVIEKYYWSVDSDNWTDSTYTPEFTIRSTQSKLVNISWVAKDSDGLMTETDNFTVKFTRTVHFDPNGGTPLPETKQVVYGEAYGSLAATSREGYSFDGWWTEDGGEGERITYDNTVTVDEDHTLYAKWKPAVFTITYIVNGGENHPDNLETYTIETDTILLLPPSKTDYTFEGWYRDNNFTEKLTHIDSGSVGDISVYAKFVWNLVIDLEDHIADNPSFYDSAYRYETYDSLGRYGGDYSGGFLDSWGEETQIQFPIPSDGFEARNTQVNFTEEHGPMYWMALAMGQEYMNVDMQLMAAMAVVETFAGSDSFNPKFTSGTEYGFWSVEALSGLERASYYPHFYPAYQAQLENAPYPIRNINPNEFMGYYMRGIHGGTPKNSAHTINALIKSALTMYTIYDVLDYSTDICWKQALSAAQDRYMGVAAMLLFYRQGLLNRLSYVAEDLSPVTYQKTADDPNASDRFSIGNNFYHTAIFDIVQAHTDASRLSLTDPSVHLMDYQISKAQLMDIFFGDGGSVMSQGSGGLLLHYDKSISEREKIWNILQSAFDLLKGRAPSVKDTDYISYRYDFLTVIRMVKQFFPFERGWNNVGDAALLIDRYSTGLHGSCE